A window of Lodderomyces beijingensis strain CBS 14171 genome assembly, chromosome: 1 contains these coding sequences:
- a CDS encoding mitochondrial 54S ribosomal protein uL11m, with product MSAKGALVKLVVEAGKAAPAPPVGPALGSKGVKAIDFCKEFNARTAHYEPGVPIPCLIKIKPDRTFQFEIKSPVTSWLIMKAAGVTQGAGKSSEPVGSISLKHVWEIAKIKSKDDRHKGVPMQAIVGSVISTAAAVGVTVVP from the coding sequence ATGTCAGCAAAAGGAGCATTAGTCAAACTAGTAGTGGAAGCCGGTAAAGCAGcgccagcaccaccagtCGGACCCGCGCTCGGGTCCAAGGGAGTCAAAGCCATcgacttttgcaaagagtTCAACGCCAGAACAGCCCATTATGAACCAGGCGTGCCCATCCCCTGCCTCATAAAAATCAAGCCGGATCGAACTTTCCAATTCGAAATCAAGAGTCCCGTTACCTCGTGGCTTATTATGAAAGCTGCTGGTGTCACGCAGGGTGCTGGTAAGAGTCTGGAGCCCGTGGGGTCGATTTCGCTTAAGCATGTTTGGGAGATTGCTAAGATTAAGAGCAAGGATGATCGACATAAGGGGGTGCCGATGCAGGCTATTGTTGGGAGTGTTATTagtactgctgctgccgtgGGTGTCACTGTTGTTCCATAG